GGTTATAAGGCTTCCAAGTAATCTTGATAGGGGAAATATTGAAAATAAATAAAGAAAGAAAAAAGAACCCATAAAAACAGATAAAACAGCAATAAAAATTTTAAAAGGCAAAATTATAAATGATAAAATTAAAAGTAAAATTAAGAATAAAACTGAAATCAATAAATATAAAATAAATTTCCAACTAAAGCTTATGATACTTTTAAAGCGTGGAAATTTACATTCTCTGTTTTTGAAAATGAAATAGTAGGGGATAGCCAAAAGACTCATTACAACAAAGCAAATAACAAGAGATAAAACAAATAATAACATATTTGTATTTTTTGATTTGATTTCTTTTTTTACCGTTTGACGTATTTCAGCTTTAGGAGAAATAGAAGCGTAATTTCCATTTACGTATAAAGTGCCGTTTATTTTTGCAGTTTCATTTATATAAAGCTTTCCTTTTGCCCCTGTATAAACATAAAGGTCACCATTGACAGTTCCGTTAATAATAATTTCTCTTGCACTTATATAGCTTGTTTTTTCTATTGTTCCGTTTAATATTACATCTCCTGCTAAAATATAGGCGCTGCTTCCTATTACGCTTGCTTTTTCAAGATTTACACGTCC
This region of Oscillospiraceae bacterium genomic DNA includes:
- a CDS encoding polymer-forming cytoskeletal protein, whose translation is MKRLLCAVFFVFIFTFTVNADSFTLPTNETINGNLVKAENFIESNGIINGDGIFFCNTLDLKGSIEQDLLGAFSTASINATVGGNLRAVAGGIFLYGKISKNVTVVSGRVNLEKASVIGSSAYILAGDVILNGTIEKTSYISAREIIINGTVNGDLYVYTGAKGKLYINETAKINGTLYVNGNYASISPKAEIRQTVKKEIKSKNTNMLLFVLSLVICFVVMSLLAIPYYFIFKNRECKFPRFKSIISFSWKFILYLLISVLFLILLLILSFIILPFKIFIAVLSVFMGSFFFLYLFSIFPLSRLLGSLITRKNGYFSMILGFFIIYFLISILYLGTTVEVLSVISFIFIYTLCVLIYILGSTMIKTSIFSE